In a single window of the Gadus macrocephalus chromosome 6, ASM3116895v1 genome:
- the LOC132459445 gene encoding uncharacterized protein LOC132459445: MAPTPPGPLSRCSPGPPAPRDWPGAPGGDGRSYFTFSRLQLYLPSPLGETDEQNSNRREDSLSHTSVDVRPRPPETAEVTAETSSPCDPEVGVTTETTTTFQFTVETSASEPPVFQRRGCQPFSPAPPQNPPSQPRGSGHRDWRRGGAVEGENLRPKQVPDGGTGPDSRGEPQRARGAPATQREPPLGSDTSGQRRRGAPGLVGRLVSPGVFRGRPPILEKTTKTLLWGPQGPQEIKSVCVLQGQGRPSGRKKYNHNVTHI, translated from the exons ATGGCCCCTACACCCCCAGGTCCCCTGAGCCGCTGCAGCCCGGGGCCCCCTGCTCCCCGGGACtggcccggggccccagggGGGGACGGGAGAAGCTACTTCACCTTCTCCAGACTACAGCTGTATCTTCCGTCGCCGCTGGGGGAGACCGACGAGCAGAACAG CAACAGGCGAGAAGACAGTCTCTCACACACGTCTGTCGATGTACGACCACGACCTCCGGAGACCGCTGAGGTCACCGCGGAAACAAGCAGCCCCTGCGACCCCGAGGTGGGGGTTACCACGGAAACAACCACCACCTTTCAATTTACCGTGGAGACGAGCGCCTCGGAGCCCCCAGTGTTTCAGCGGCGGGGATGTCAGCCTtttagccccgcccctccccagaACCCCCCGTCCCAGCCACGAGGGTCCGGCCACCGTGActggaggaggggcggggctgtcGAGGGCGAGAACCTCAGACCGAAGCAGGTTCCAGACGGCGGAACAGGCCCCGACAGCCGAGGAGAACCTCAGCGGGCCAGAGGCGCCCCAGCAACGCAACGTGAGCCTCCTCTGGGATCGGACACATCTGGCCAGAGGCGGAGGGGGGCCCCTGGCTTGGTGGGGAGGCTGGTGTCCCCCGGGGTCTTCCGGGGGAGACCCCCTATACTGGAGAAAACCACCAAGACTCTGCTGTGGGGCCCCCAGGGACCCCAGGAgattaagagtgtgtgtgtgctgcagggcCAGGGAAGGCCATCGGGtcgaaagaaatacaaccaCAACGTCACGCATATCTGA